AACAAAATAAAAAAACAATTTCAGTTGGAGGAGATAATCGCCTAACAACTCCAGAAATAAAAGAAAAATTAATAAAAGGGCTTCTTTCAACTGGCTGTGAAGTTTTTGATATAGGAATAGTTCCTACTCCTGTACTTTATTTTTCCGTTCACTATTATTGTTTTGATTCAGGAATTATGGTTACTGCAAGTCATAATCCTCCTCAATATAATGGATTTAAAATAGTTATTGGAAACAGGTCTATTTATGGAAAGGAAATTCAGGAAATAGCAGATATTATTGAAAGAGAAGATTTTAAGAACGATAAAGGTAAGGTTAGTAAAGAAATTGCTGATGTTGATTATATAAACTATATAAAAAGTAAATTCAATTTTAAAAACAAATTCAGAGTAGGAGTTGATACAGGAAACGGTATTGCAGGTCCTATAATAGTTCCCTTATTTAAAGAACTTGGAATTAAAATTTTTCCTTTATATATAGAGAGTGATGGTAATTTTCCTCATCATCTTCCAGACCCTGTTGTTCCAGAAAATTTAAAAGACCTTATAAAAATTGTCAAAGAGTACTCATTAGATGTTGGTTTTGGTTTTGATGGAGATGGTGACCGACTTGGAGTTGTTGATGATACAGGGGAGATACAATGGGGGGATAGATTGCTGATTTTATATTCAAGAGAAATTTTAAAGAAAATGCCAAAAAGTAAAATAATATTTGATGTTAAATGTACAAAAGCACTTCAGGAAGAAATTGAAAAAGCAGGTGGTATACCAATAATGTGGAAAACAGGTCATTCATTAATAGAAGATAAATTACATCAGGAAAATTCTCCACTTGCTGGAGAATTATCAGGGCATCTTTATTTTGCAGATGAATATTATGGATATGATGATGCTATTTATGCGAGTTTAAGATTATTAAAGATTCTTGATAATGAAGGCAAAAAACCTTCTCAACTTTTTTCAGATGTTAAAAAATATTTTTCAACGCCAGAAATAAGAATAGAAGTACCCGATGAAAAAAAATTTGATATTGTTGAAAAACTTAAAAATTATTATAAAGGAAAGTACCCTTCAAGCGAAATTGATGGAATAAAAGTTTATTTCCCGGACGGGTGGGCACTTGTCAGGGCATCTAATACGCAACCAGCACTTGTTATCAGGATTGAAAGTGAATCCCAAGAGGCATTAAATAAAATTAAAAATGAATTTTTAGAAGTTATTGAGAAGTTTAAGTAAATTTTTATGTGGGTTAACAATATTTGTAAATCAATAATTCACAAATATAAAAGGGGGTGAGGGAAAATGAAATGCCCTCTAAGGTTGCGGATGCAAAAAAGACCACTGGGAGAATCTGCTTTTGGTGTTCCTGAACAAATTGAGGATTTTGATTTTTGTCTTGAAAAAGAATGTGCATGATGGGATGAGGAAAATAATTCCTGTATTTTATATCATCTAATAGAAATAGATGAAAAGTTAACTATTTTAATTGAAAGGAGGTAAGAAAAATGAAAAAAATTTTGATTTTATTTTTGGGATTTTTATTTATTTCTTGTATTGCAGAAGAGCAACAAAAAAAAGCACCCGTTTTTTCTCTTAAAACAGTCAATAATGAAATAATAAATCTTTCTGACTATAAAGGGAAAGTTGTAATTGTTAATTTTTTTGCCACATGGTGTCCTCCCTGTAAGAAAGAAATCCCTGATTTTGTAAAATTCTATAATGAAAATAAAGATAAAGGAATTGTAGTAATTGGGATATGTGTTGGGAGTAAAGAACAGGATATAAAAAAACTTATAGAAGAATATAAAATAAGTTATCCTGTTTGTATAAGTGATGGAAAGGTTGAAAATGCCTATGGCGGAATAAATGCTGTTCCTACAACTTTTATAATTGATAGAAATGGTTTTATATTTACAAAACAAATAGGAATGATGGAAGAAGAACAACTATATAATATTTTAAAACAAATAAAATGAAATTAGAAGAAATTATTGAGAAATTAAAAGGTAAAGGACTGAGAGAAGAACAAATAAAAATTGTTTTAGAAGAGAAGAG
The sequence above is a segment of the bacterium genome. Coding sequences within it:
- a CDS encoding phosphomannomutase/phosphoglucomutase, whose protein sequence is QNKKTISVGGDNRLTTPEIKEKLIKGLLSTGCEVFDIGIVPTPVLYFSVHYYCFDSGIMVTASHNPPQYNGFKIVIGNRSIYGKEIQEIADIIEREDFKNDKGKVSKEIADVDYINYIKSKFNFKNKFRVGVDTGNGIAGPIIVPLFKELGIKIFPLYIESDGNFPHHLPDPVVPENLKDLIKIVKEYSLDVGFGFDGDGDRLGVVDDTGEIQWGDRLLILYSREILKKMPKSKIIFDVKCTKALQEEIEKAGGIPIMWKTGHSLIEDKLHQENSPLAGELSGHLYFADEYYGYDDAIYASLRLLKILDNEGKKPSQLFSDVKKYFSTPEIRIEVPDEKKFDIVEKLKNYYKGKYPSSEIDGIKVYFPDGWALVRASNTQPALVIRIESESQEALNKIKNEFLEVIEKFK
- a CDS encoding TlpA disulfide reductase family protein — protein: MKKILILFLGFLFISCIAEEQQKKAPVFSLKTVNNEIINLSDYKGKVVIVNFFATWCPPCKKEIPDFVKFYNENKDKGIVVIGICVGSKEQDIKKLIEEYKISYPVCISDGKVENAYGGINAVPTTFIIDRNGFIFTKQIGMMEEEQLYNILKQIK